From the genome of Acidaminococcus sp.:
GACCAGGGTGTCCGCAGATATTTCGTATCGAGGGCTGTCGGAGAAATGCGCCAGCGGTCAAGGGCGTCGGCGTCCTTAAAAAGATCGTAGAGAGGAATTGCATCGGCAAGGCCTTTTTCACGGAAAGCATTCTTTCCGATGCCGTCATCACGGTCATGATAGGCCATGATAAGGTAGACGCGCTCATCAAAATCCACCAGGCCGCGGTCGCAAAAACTCCTGTAATTTTCGGCAGCCCGGGCACCGTGTCCCACATCCCGCGTATCATCCTGGCGGCGCGAATCATGAAATACGGAAGCCTTGCACAGCACCGTAATCCCGTCTTCATCCAAGTTCGCCATCTTTGCCATCTTAAGATTATAAAGAAGCACGTGCGCACAGTGATTCTTCGTATGCAGCACGCTGACAAATTTCCCAAATTCGATATTTTTCATCATGAAGGAATACCACTTGTAGAAACGCTGCTGGATTTCCTGTGGTTCTTCATGAAGAGCTCTATCCAGAAACATACTTTTCCATCTCCTACATTATCTCTCCATACCATGTGTCGTATGTATCCATCTTACATCTTTTGGAGGGAAAAGACAAAAGCGCCTTTTGCTTTTGGCATTTGGCATGTAGCCGTGTCTGCAGAGAGTGGAGAGTGGTTAGTACTCCCGTGCAGGCAGCTTGTTGGGCAAAACATAAGGCAGAAAGCAAATTGCATTTAGCCGCAGTTAGCGGAAAAGCGCATTTGGCATTTTTTAGTCCGGCCGTCGATAAAATGATCCGTTTTTTCACGGCACTGAATCATTTGTACCAAAAATCACCGCTTCCGTAAAGCAGCTTCCACAATAATACAAAACAGACCTTTCCGATTCGAAGCCATCGGAAAGGTCTGTTTGTTTAATGAAATGAGCTTTATGTCACAGCCCATTCGGTCAGAAATTTTCTTTACTTTTATACGAGCCTGCGATTTTGCTTCTCAGAAGAAACCGGCTCTTAATCCAAACTGCTTCTCATGCCCGTATAATCAGCAATCTGCCAGAAAATGTAGCTTAACATGCCTCTGTCATCATCCAGGTAATTTTGAGTCATATCTCTGCCATTCTCCGTAGCACGATCAAGGAAAACGAGTCTTTTACCATTTCTTTTAGGTTCTTCACGGAAATTTGTGGACTAAAAGACATTTGACTATTGAAAAAGGACATTAACTCCTCCAAAATATAATCGTCGAAACCATACCTTGGGAGGAGAAAATGTCCCTTACTAATTACACTATTCAAAATAATGCAGAATGTCAAGATGTCTTTTACAATGTCTTCATGCCGGAAGACCCTTTTGATGACAGCCAGGAGATTGTTATTTGCAGTGAAAAGAAATATACTGACTTCCGTTGTCCTAAATGTGGTCAGAAAATGTATTCTTACGAGCCATTTTCCACCTACTTGAAAAGTTTTCCTGCGTATCCTGAGCATACCAGGATGATCCGCTTTGAAGGGCATCGCTTCCGTTGCTCCTGCTGCCATGCAACCATCACTGAGCCTATTCCCTTTAAATATCCAGGAACTCGCATTACCATGAGAGCTTCTCTCTGGATTGAGACGCTGCTTCGTAATGGAATCCCTGCCAATGCAATTGCCAAGATGTCAGGAATTCACTGGAGCACAATTCGCTATGTCCACAAACAGCTCATGGACGAATCTCTCGATAAATATGAAATGGAATTGGGGCTGACCTCTTACAAGCCCCGTTTCCTGGCCATCGATGAGTTTGCTATCCATAAGGGACACACCTATGCCACTTGCGTCATGGATTTAGCGACAGGTTATATTCTCTGGGTCGGCAGAGGTCGGGCGATAGCTGACTTCGAGCATTTCTTCAAGGAATATGATCAGACAAAGCTGACAGAGGTCAAGGCAGTCGCCATGGATATGAACGCTTCCTACAACAAGCTGGTACAAGAACATCTGCCGCAAGCTAAGGTCGTGTATGATCGTTACCACATGCAGGCTCAATTCGGGAAGGAAGTATTAGGTGTAGTAAGACTTGATGAGGCCAGAATGCATAAGGATAACGCCAACGACATGCAAGAAGCATTAAAAGACGCAAGTGCTGAAGACAAGCCGGCTTTGAAAGAGCGGATATCCGAGGAAAAGAAGAACTACCGCACATTGAAGAAAGTCCGCTGGCCGTTACTCACCAATGAAGATAAGCTGAATCCTAAGAGCAAAGAAGCGTTGCAGGCCATCTTTGCAGAGCACGAGGATCTGGCAATATGTTATTCCATGAAGGAAGAGATGATAGCCCTCTATGAATTAAGGGACTATGACAAGGCTCTTGCAGGATGGAAGCGCTGGTTTGAAGCAGCACTGGGCAGCGGGATTCCGGCCCTGGTTAGGTTTGCTAAGATTAAGTTGCCAAGGATAGACGGACTGGTGAACCATGCCCTGTACCCGATAAACACAGGGAAGCTTGAGGGTTTCAACAACAAGATTAAAGTGGCCAAAAGAAGAGCGTACGGATACAGAGATGATGAGTACTTTTTCACGTTAATTCGCTACCTCTCAATTCCAACCGTAAGAGGTATACTCCCGAAAAAAACGTGAAGAACCTTCTTTTATAGGTTTTAAAAACAAAAGTGATTTTAGAAAGATGAGCAGGACTTCCGTCCGATTGTGCACCGCCGTACGGGCTATAAACTAAGGCAGACAAGGTAGCAATGTTCCCATCACTGGCAGCATAGCAGCTGGTAGTATCCAAATAAAACGTACTTGCATCATTTGCACCTACAAGAGGATATTTGCCATAGAGCATATCACTGTACGGAAGCTGACTTGCCGGAAGATTTCTCATTGCATAAGCTGCTTTGGGCGTACCAGAAATAAAAAAGCCAAGGCAGACAGCAAGTGCACCGATAAAACACATTATTTTTTTCATTTGATTTCCCCTTTCCCAAGGTCTCGTTGTAAACAGCCGCGCCCCAGGCGCCGCCGAAAATACATCGTAGCTATTTTATGCAAAGCGTCCTATTCTGCTCTATCGTAAAATTCACTGCTAAAACGGCCGTTGTAGAATCTCATATTATATGCCAGGTAAAAAGCCATTTCCCCCGCCGGCATGGAAATGCCCGTTTGGGCTCAAGAGCCATTCGGGTCCAGATATCTCCATCTGCCGTTTGAGTTTACGTACATGCGGCGGCTTGTCCAGTTATAAGCAAATTCATTGGTAAAGACTCTGCCGATTGCCGTATTGTATGCCGGATTTTCCACTTCGCAGACATTTACGGCGATCCTGTATTCCGGCGGATTATACTCTTCCACCACAAGGGACGAACGGTCCAGATAAAAACCATAGCCCATATGGCCGTCAACACAGATAAAATTGCTGTCTCCGCCCAGATGATCCGGGTAATTGGCTCCAGCCGACGCGGTGCCGCCTACCATCAGCAGGCAGATCATACAAAGCAATAACCAGATTTTCTTCATAACTGCATCTCTCCTCTATTTATAAAATTTTCGGCATAAGTGCCGTTATTTTTCCCCATTTTCCCTGCTTCGTCGAAAAAGTCAAAATATTCATCCCAGTAACGGCTCACGGAATGCGCCTCTATTTCTGCTTACAAACTGTAGTTCTTAGAATTTTGTGATGCTGTATATAAATTATGATTATAATTATTTTTATTATATTTCGCATGGAATTTTATTTCAAACTTGTACACTGCACCGCATGCCGAAATTCTGTTTTTTATTAAAAATATATAGTTAAAATGCGGGATTCGAAAGCCGTATGAAAATGGAAAGTGCAGTTAGATTCGCTTTCGGCAGAGTGCAAAAAATAGTCGGATGCTGATGGAGAGCAGCCAGCACACCCGTGAGGCAGATTGTCGGGCCTGTACCTGAGGCAGATAGCTGCAATTTGCAGAAAAAAGGCGTTTTTAGTCTAGGCCGTCATTCACCGCAAACGATTTCCCTGTTGTCCTTACTATCACTGATGGCTAGCGTGCCCTAATCAGAGAAGTGGTTCAATAAAGGCGAATGCCAGCTTTTTTGTTATCATTTCCCATTTCGACTTTTCTGTTGTATGATAAAAAAGTAAAAAACACGTTACAAAAGGAGATTATGCTATGCACCTCACTAAAAAATTATTCCCTACGCTGTTCCTGTTATGCTTCAGCCTGGCAATGTCCGTCATCGGAACCGAAGCAGCAGAAGCCGCAGAATTCCTGACACCGGAAAAGAGCGCTTTCATCTACATGGATAACAGGCGGATGAATACAAGATATGAGGGCGAGAAGCTAAAGTTTGAGACCGACGACTACGGATTTCTGCATTTGATGAGCCGGAGCGGAAGGCGCGATTATCTGTCCTTTATCAATACGGTCGGTGCAAGGGGCGGTGTCGGCTACAAGGTTACACAGATTCGGACCCAGAACCCTGACATGACTTTTTTCGAGATCATTGCCGATATCGGTGCCCACGGCATGAACTGCGGCTACTGGCTCATTGGCAAGCGCGACGGCAAATGGGTAACGTTTGTTTCCCTGGATAACCTCGCCCGCATGGGCTACACCGTGGGAGAATGGCATCAAATCCTGAGCAGCATCAATCAGAACGGAAACGGCCGCTTCATCCTGACGAGCCGCCATGAATACATGCCGCCGGGAGCAAAATACGGTTTCCAGCGCCGCTATGCCAACGATTTAAAGATTGA
Proteins encoded in this window:
- a CDS encoding HD domain-containing protein; protein product: MFLDRALHEEPQEIQQRFYKWYSFMMKNIEFGKFVSVLHTKNHCAHVLLYNLKMAKMANLDEDGITVLCKASVFHDSRRQDDTRDVGHGARAAENYRSFCDRGLVDFDERVYLIMAYHDRDDGIGKNAFREKGLADAIPLYDLFKDADALDRWRISPTALDTKYLRTPWSKTLVQYAKDLVKETVGKSLWEDAVKQTKINKSKAR
- a CDS encoding ISL3 family transposase, whose product is MSLTNYTIQNNAECQDVFYNVFMPEDPFDDSQEIVICSEKKYTDFRCPKCGQKMYSYEPFSTYLKSFPAYPEHTRMIRFEGHRFRCSCCHATITEPIPFKYPGTRITMRASLWIETLLRNGIPANAIAKMSGIHWSTIRYVHKQLMDESLDKYEMELGLTSYKPRFLAIDEFAIHKGHTYATCVMDLATGYILWVGRGRAIADFEHFFKEYDQTKLTEVKAVAMDMNASYNKLVQEHLPQAKVVYDRYHMQAQFGKEVLGVVRLDEARMHKDNANDMQEALKDASAEDKPALKERISEEKKNYRTLKKVRWPLLTNEDKLNPKSKEALQAIFAEHEDLAICYSMKEEMIALYELRDYDKALAGWKRWFEAALGSGIPALVRFAKIKLPRIDGLVNHALYPINTGKLEGFNNKIKVAKRRAYGYRDDEYFFTLIRYLSIPTVRGILPKKT